A part of Streptomyces sp. NBC_00557 genomic DNA contains:
- a CDS encoding LysR family transcriptional regulator, with the protein MALELADLRVFVTAASVGSLSAAARELRLTQPSISERLSRLERLVGRPLLHRSNRGVSLTPAGQRLLPHAEHCLELASRALDIAREDDTRGTLHLTTHASYAPLAVPFVIGCCTTGSSTKRSAAPARPWRGSSAEPTGLRSAEATMCASAARHSGRGNVPELPRLLRRATTASCTRRTAGGMSHRPRSGTGGRSRRSAL; encoded by the coding sequence ATGGCTCTGGAACTCGCGGACCTGCGCGTCTTCGTCACTGCGGCTTCCGTTGGCTCTCTGTCCGCCGCAGCACGTGAGCTGCGGCTCACCCAGCCGTCCATCAGCGAGCGGCTGAGCCGGCTGGAACGGCTCGTCGGTCGGCCGCTGCTGCACCGGTCGAACCGGGGCGTTTCGTTGACGCCCGCAGGACAGCGGCTCCTGCCTCACGCGGAACACTGCCTGGAGCTGGCTTCCAGAGCCCTGGACATCGCCAGGGAAGACGACACCCGAGGAACCCTGCACCTGACCACCCACGCCAGCTACGCGCCGCTGGCCGTCCCGTTCGTCATCGGCTGCTGCACGACGGGGAGTTCGACAAAGCGATCGGCAGCGCCCGCCAGGCCATGGAGAGGATCCTCTGCGGAGCCAACTGGCCTCAGATCAGCAGAAGCGACGATGTGCGCCAGCGCAGCCAGGCACAGCGGTCGAGGAAATGTGCCCGAGCTACCACGACTGCTTCGTCGGGCGACCACAGCGAGTTGCACTCGGCGCACAGCAGGAGGGATGTCCCATCGGCCTCGGAGTGGTACGGGCGGACGGAGTCGGCGATCAGCGCTCTGA
- a CDS encoding dienelactone hydrolase family protein has translation MPIKSLRIPTADGQADAFAAFPDHGERHPGVLMYADGFGIRPVLREMARELAGHGYYVLVPNSFYRHGPAPLVELPEYIGEEVRPAVFAQLMPLIEAHTAERVLSDADAYLRFLTTQPEVGAGPVAVTGYCIGGLYAMRTAAAHPDQVAAVAAFHGPVGVDGANLFSKLTAQVHLGHAEGDVTPEALGELNRALDAAGVGYTSEIYPGTIHGFTMSDTDAFSASGLKRHWDRLLSLLDRTLANS, from the coding sequence ATGCCCATCAAGTCTCTGCGGATTCCCACTGCGGACGGCCAGGCCGACGCGTTCGCTGCCTTCCCCGACCACGGTGAGCGGCACCCAGGGGTGCTGATGTACGCGGACGGCTTCGGCATCCGGCCCGTTCTGCGGGAGATGGCCCGCGAACTGGCCGGGCACGGCTACTACGTGCTCGTTCCCAACTCCTTCTACCGGCATGGCCCGGCACCGCTGGTCGAGCTTCCCGAGTACATCGGAGAAGAGGTCCGGCCCGCGGTCTTCGCCCAGCTGATGCCCCTGATCGAGGCGCACACCGCCGAACGTGTCCTGAGCGACGCCGACGCCTACCTCAGGTTCCTCACCACTCAGCCCGAGGTCGGCGCCGGGCCGGTCGCGGTGACCGGCTACTGCATAGGCGGCCTCTACGCGATGCGCACCGCCGCGGCCCACCCCGACCAGGTAGCGGCCGTCGCCGCGTTCCACGGCCCCGTGGGCGTCGATGGGGCCAATCTCTTCTCCAAGCTCACTGCCCAGGTCCACCTCGGCCACGCCGAAGGCGACGTGACGCCTGAGGCTCTCGGCGAGCTCAACCGGGCCCTGGATGCGGCAGGTGTCGGCTACACCTCCGAGATCTACCCCGGCACCATCCACGGCTTCACCATGTCCGACACCGACGCTTTCAGCGCCTCCGGGCTGAAGCGCCACTGGGATCGCCTGCTCTCCCTTCTGGACCGCACCCTGGCCAACAGCTGA
- a CDS encoding GNAT family N-acetyltransferase, whose translation MNKATIEVAPATAGDLPSIVDIQNHTAATSHARFATRPFSAEERCDWFEQFAASGPYRILVARRGEQVLGYACSQRYRDQEAFRETVEVSIGLHDGSKGQGIGTSLYRQLFDLLDDEPVHTVLAGIAIPNNASVALHRKFGFVEIGVFHEYALKNGQYISSLWMERLQPHAPSDRVTASRVAGR comes from the coding sequence ATGAACAAAGCGACCATCGAAGTCGCACCTGCGACCGCAGGCGATCTGCCCAGCATCGTCGACATCCAGAACCACACGGCCGCGACCTCCCACGCACGGTTCGCCACGAGGCCCTTCAGCGCCGAAGAAAGGTGCGACTGGTTCGAGCAATTCGCAGCGTCGGGCCCGTACCGGATACTCGTCGCCCGCCGGGGCGAGCAAGTTCTCGGCTACGCCTGCAGCCAGCGCTACCGGGATCAGGAGGCGTTCCGGGAAACAGTGGAGGTGAGCATCGGGCTCCACGATGGCAGCAAGGGGCAGGGAATCGGAACCTCCCTGTACCGTCAACTGTTCGATCTCCTGGACGACGAACCCGTGCACACCGTCCTCGCCGGCATCGCCATACCCAACAACGCATCGGTTGCTCTGCACCGGAAATTCGGATTCGTCGAGATCGGGGTCTTCCACGAATACGCCCTGAAAAACGGCCAGTACATCAGCTCCCTGTGGATGGAACGCCTGCAGCCCCACGCCCCTTCCGACCGGGTCACCGCGTCCAGAGTCGCTGGCCGGTAA
- a CDS encoding HAD family hydrolase: protein MPLLLLDLDNTLVDRDAAFRAAVADFLAEHDLPKSDLTWVMALDASGYTARCELAAALTDRYGGVVPTAVIRALLDNGASDRVVLAHSAREALGRATAHGWTCAIVTNGRTTQQEAKIRKTGLDQLVHGWVVSEAVGHKKPEPEIFQAAAEAVSVPLPGSWVIGDSPHADIAGAHALGLRSVWVTDGRAWTQDSYQPTHIAKDVASAINHTIQTPG from the coding sequence ATGCCGTTGTTGCTGCTGGACCTCGACAACACCCTTGTCGACCGGGATGCGGCCTTCCGCGCCGCCGTCGCCGACTTTCTTGCCGAGCACGACCTGCCCAAATCCGACCTCACATGGGTGATGGCGCTCGACGCAAGCGGCTACACCGCGCGTTGCGAACTCGCCGCAGCCCTCACCGACCGATACGGCGGCGTTGTGCCCACCGCCGTCATCCGCGCCCTGCTCGACAACGGCGCCTCTGACCGCGTGGTCCTGGCTCACTCGGCCCGCGAGGCGCTAGGACGAGCGACGGCGCACGGCTGGACCTGCGCCATCGTCACGAACGGGCGCACCACCCAGCAGGAAGCGAAGATCCGCAAGACCGGACTCGACCAACTCGTCCACGGCTGGGTCGTCTCCGAAGCAGTCGGTCACAAGAAGCCAGAACCGGAGATCTTCCAAGCGGCAGCCGAGGCCGTCAGTGTCCCCCTCCCGGGCTCGTGGGTCATCGGCGATTCGCCCCACGCCGACATCGCGGGCGCCCACGCGCTCGGTCTTCGAAGCGTGTGGGTGACGGACGGACGTGCCTGGACCCAGGACTCCTATCAGCCCACCCACATCGCTAAGGACGTCGCCTCTGCGATCAACCACACCATCCAGACGCCGGGATAG
- a CDS encoding ATP-binding protein has product MLTLEINNGAVEVTVWDSNPTPPQLLAPDPTRIGQHGLEIVMAVSQSFAVHREPVGKRITTKIVLADDPGGHAAGRRL; this is encoded by the coding sequence CTGCTCACCCTGGAGATCAACAACGGCGCCGTCGAAGTGACCGTCTGGGACAGCAACCCCACCCCGCCGCAGCTCCTCGCCCCCGACCCGACCCGCATCGGCCAGCACGGACTGGAGATCGTGATGGCCGTCAGCCAGAGCTTCGCCGTGCACCGCGAACCGGTGGGCAAGCGGATCACCACAAAAATCGTGCTGGCCGACGACCCCGGCGGACACGCCGCCGGCCGCCGCCTGTGA
- a CDS encoding STAS domain-containing protein: MVNDLPSVETTASGPCLVAKVRGVMDYVSRSHLREQLQHVIAPAQRPVVLDLEEVSFCDSAGLNVLLEARRDAERAAVALVLACVPVTLQRVLHMTGADQILKVFATVTDAEAALTG; this comes from the coding sequence GTGGTGAACGATCTTCCCTCGGTCGAGACGACCGCGTCGGGCCCATGCCTGGTGGCGAAGGTGCGCGGCGTCATGGACTACGTTTCGCGGTCCCACCTGCGTGAGCAGCTGCAGCACGTGATCGCTCCCGCCCAGCGGCCCGTCGTGCTGGACCTGGAAGAAGTGTCGTTCTGCGACTCGGCAGGACTGAACGTGCTGCTGGAGGCCCGCCGTGACGCCGAAAGGGCCGCAGTGGCGCTGGTCCTGGCCTGCGTACCGGTCACGCTGCAACGAGTCCTTCACATGACCGGAGCCGACCAGATCCTCAAGGTCTTCGCCACCGTCACCGACGCCGAAGCCGCCCTGACCGGCTGA
- a CDS encoding carbonic anhydrase, which translates to MSEIKNPTPSEAFELLMAGNQRFVAGTPEHPNQDAARRAEIAPSQQPFAVLFGCSDSRLAAEIIFDRGLGDLFVVRTAGHVTGPEVLGSIEFGVQVLGCPLVIVLGHDSCGAVGAASAALQDGQTPGGFVRDVVERVTPSVLAARAAGHVEPQEVLAEHIRHTVDLLLDRSRILAEKVAAGQTAVVGLRYRLADGTAQLVASRGLEVTPAS; encoded by the coding sequence ATGAGCGAGATCAAAAACCCGACGCCCAGCGAGGCCTTCGAGCTGCTGATGGCCGGCAACCAGCGCTTCGTCGCCGGCACCCCCGAGCACCCCAACCAGGACGCCGCCCGCCGCGCCGAGATCGCCCCGTCCCAGCAGCCCTTCGCCGTGCTGTTCGGGTGTTCCGACTCCCGGCTGGCCGCCGAGATCATCTTCGACCGCGGCCTGGGCGACCTGTTCGTGGTCCGCACCGCCGGCCACGTCACGGGCCCGGAAGTGCTGGGCAGCATCGAGTTCGGCGTTCAGGTGCTGGGCTGCCCGCTGGTGATCGTGCTCGGTCACGACTCCTGCGGCGCGGTCGGCGCTGCGAGCGCCGCGCTGCAGGACGGGCAGACGCCGGGCGGCTTCGTCCGCGATGTCGTCGAGCGGGTCACCCCCAGCGTGCTGGCGGCGCGGGCCGCCGGACACGTGGAGCCGCAGGAGGTCCTCGCCGAGCACATCCGGCACACCGTCGACCTGCTGCTGGACCGCTCCCGGATCCTCGCCGAGAAGGTCGCCGCCGGCCAGACCGCCGTGGTCGGCCTGCGCTACCGCCTCGCCGACGGCACTGCCCAGCTCGTCGCCTCCCGCGGCCTCGAGGTCACGCCCGCCTCCTGA
- a CDS encoding calcium-binding protein has product MRKLAVGILLPCAVALSALTAPAAEAVTGNGDLKITKVSINGGKPVVVGTTTEKTFVLAITATDSSGINAAYSDVWSRATATGFGYHDNLGCKAVDATTATCSMRYVMDPGYYGRGLENAQAGAWQTYLEVSSKDHDLATRNNQDQFFVKRYAKLTTDASPEPVRRGATLTVTGKLSRANWDDNLYHGYSTQSVKLQFRKAGTSTYTTVKTVTTSSTGTLRTTVTAASDGYWRYAFAGTTTTASANAAGDYVDTK; this is encoded by the coding sequence ATGCGCAAGCTTGCCGTCGGCATCCTGCTGCCGTGTGCGGTGGCACTCTCGGCTCTGACCGCTCCGGCCGCCGAGGCCGTGACCGGGAACGGAGATTTGAAGATCACGAAGGTGTCGATCAACGGTGGCAAGCCCGTCGTGGTCGGCACCACGACGGAGAAGACCTTCGTCTTGGCGATCACCGCCACGGACAGCTCCGGGATCAACGCGGCCTACTCCGACGTCTGGAGCAGGGCCACCGCCACCGGCTTCGGTTACCACGACAACCTGGGCTGCAAGGCCGTCGACGCCACCACCGCCACCTGCTCGATGAGGTACGTCATGGACCCGGGCTACTACGGGAGGGGGCTGGAGAATGCGCAGGCGGGGGCCTGGCAGACGTACCTGGAGGTCAGCTCCAAGGACCACGACCTCGCGACGCGGAACAACCAGGACCAGTTCTTCGTCAAGCGGTACGCCAAGCTCACGACCGACGCCTCGCCCGAACCGGTACGCAGGGGCGCGACCCTGACCGTGACGGGCAAACTCAGCCGGGCCAACTGGGACGACAACCTGTACCACGGTTACTCCACCCAGTCGGTGAAGCTGCAGTTCCGCAAGGCAGGTACCAGCACCTACACCACGGTCAAGACCGTCACCACCAGCAGCACCGGCACCCTGAGGACCACCGTTACCGCTGCCTCAGACGGCTACTGGCGCTACGCCTTCGCGGGCACCACCACGACAGCGTCCGCCAACGCCGCCGGCGACTACGTCGACACCAAGTAG
- a CDS encoding DUF6233 domain-containing protein has protein sequence MLSLDRVRQQIAAAEQHQAEQQRSERARPPVPDWLLELGLNQDAAAVYVHVGGCWNAGGRSKGVDRSTALRALTEGVAACPHCRPDTELGVLD, from the coding sequence GTGCTGTCCCTCGACCGGGTCCGGCAGCAGATTGCGGCGGCTGAACAGCATCAGGCGGAACAGCAGCGCAGTGAGCGGGCGCGGCCGCCCGTGCCCGACTGGCTGCTGGAGCTCGGCCTCAACCAGGACGCGGCCGCCGTGTACGTCCACGTCGGCGGCTGCTGGAACGCCGGTGGACGCAGCAAAGGTGTCGACCGGTCGACCGCGCTGCGGGCGCTGACCGAGGGCGTCGCGGCCTGCCCGCACTGCCGGCCGGACACCGAGCTGGGCGTCCTCGACTAG
- a CDS encoding calcium-binding protein, protein MHIRTATAATVGGLALLAVLSPTAQADEHNGDIAFTSVTFSKSTVNVGISEPQTLTVTATANDDSGIWGMVGLKLVSSDNRIQYPTKAATCTRPTRTTMKCTWSYSLESDRTDYADLRNSSAGTWHLDLEARGNDGDYYTLDSSATTKIKRYAKLTTTQATPEPVAKGKTLTVTGALTRADWNTNTYTGFAAQKVALQFKKSGASTYTTVKTVTTDSAGKLKTTTTANASGTWRWHFAGTGTTSSATAAGDGVALK, encoded by the coding sequence ATGCACATTCGCACGGCCACGGCCGCCACCGTCGGCGGCCTGGCGCTGCTCGCAGTCCTCTCGCCCACCGCCCAGGCGGACGAACACAACGGCGACATCGCCTTCACCTCGGTGACCTTCAGCAAGAGCACCGTCAACGTCGGCATCAGCGAGCCCCAGACGCTGACCGTCACCGCCACCGCCAACGACGACTCCGGCATCTGGGGCATGGTCGGCCTCAAGCTGGTGAGCTCCGACAACCGCATCCAGTACCCGACGAAGGCAGCCACGTGCACGCGCCCCACACGGACGACCATGAAGTGCACCTGGTCGTACAGCCTGGAGTCCGACCGCACCGACTACGCCGACCTCCGCAACAGCTCGGCCGGCACCTGGCACCTCGACCTGGAGGCCCGTGGCAACGACGGCGACTACTACACGCTCGACAGCAGCGCCACGACGAAGATCAAGCGCTACGCCAAACTGACCACGACCCAGGCAACGCCCGAACCGGTCGCCAAGGGCAAAACGCTGACAGTGACCGGCGCCCTGACTCGCGCCGACTGGAACACCAACACCTACACCGGCTTCGCGGCCCAGAAAGTCGCCCTCCAGTTCAAGAAGTCCGGTGCCTCGACGTACACCACCGTCAAGACGGTGACCACCGACAGCGCGGGCAAGCTGAAGACGACGACCACGGCGAACGCCTCCGGCACCTGGCGCTGGCACTTCGCGGGAACAGGCACGACCAGCTCGGCGACGGCAGCGGGGGACGGGGTCGCACTGAAGTAG